A single region of the Globicephala melas chromosome 12, mGloMel1.2, whole genome shotgun sequence genome encodes:
- the FABP1 gene encoding fatty acid-binding protein, liver: MNFSGKYQVQSQENFETFMKAVGMPDELIQKGKDIKGVSEVVHNGNHFKFTIITGSKVIQNEFTLGEECEMEFLTGEKVKAVVQLEGENKLVTTLKGIKSVTEFNGDTAISTMTLGDIVFKRISKKI; the protein is encoded by the exons ATGAACTTCTCCGGCAAGTACCAAGTGCAGAGCCAGGAAAACTTTGAGACCTTCATGAAGGCAGTCG GTATGCCTGATGAACTCATCCAGAAGGGGAAGGACATCAAGGGGGTGTCAGAAGTCGTGCATAACGGAAACCACTTCAAGTTCACCATCATCACTGGCTCCAAAGTGATCCAGAACGAGTTCACCTTGGGGGAGGAGTGTGAGATGGAATTCCTGACTGGGGAGAAGGTCAAG GCGGTGGTTCAGCTGGAAGGTGAGAATAAACTGGTGACAACTCTCAAAGGCATCAAGTCCGTGACTGAATTCAACGGTGACACAGCCATCAGC ACCATGACACTGGGGGACATCGTCTTCAAGAGAATCAGCAAGAAAATTTAG